One Cuculus canorus isolate bCucCan1 chromosome 1, bCucCan1.pri, whole genome shotgun sequence DNA segment encodes these proteins:
- the TASOR2 gene encoding protein TASOR 2 isoform X7: MASSGPVPAVPSPPSVGDSRTGHRTPAEKHDPKDGREEGDISLKIASVLPGLRYALQKATSSSWDDAISTSNRIKQHFQEYTKLGQCPQPISDQTNEDPLSALLSPMEDKGPNPTQKCSEQTFSQLQCYLSNPSSYTLEVSAALECLTGAVQSLCCDSEVDQKVDISPALPPDPFPPNTAAEIEVKSENQKSTMRPDQIEEEATKDINATSKLWVQPSRRKSSQAVVTSTRRMWSPLKMQMHPVGDSGRNRKATKKKKINIAFPFPKKPTLMASSNEPMLKLAHLQFPHRRKRGAEVLSAEFVHRTQSEPVKKETSAPNDPGVETKRPKTPKDPEVEKVPLTETVPKPVESKTLRNVANSPSKPQDKKQIESEQKEPSSVLPSKVSSQRRGAESQMSEIYPSGVADLCSDLKGNNYESHALNLLADLALGSCIPSFMPRDSGMIPVCFSPSSDSTKEPQHHHKDKYLHVASDHEYHRVDKLAKGATSPSKASPDQKLPPAEKTDLNDLASAPRETSSGMFSRKNNVSPSPAKPHVLPPRETQEATDVNKHSIISVEHSYASQMPEHSKRHTYPRGAPYPAPATSRNGTRNAQAGPLVGKVLPFCRQQNSPHHQRLLEAMAMRRRRSLLFPRLKEDFAKSHTVNVCGKSVKVTCHWDAEYLFSLDSRYTKDALEKTVIRALHGPWDPDMPDDVEEMKLILHMWVALFYSKPSKFLSSTRKVVEHSNPEKYVSINSSGDILELSDDGEDCFGLETCPADSRSDPDQIPSSSLDRSTHCQGSFHPEKSPADSQTDADGSPGVVDSTVSSSSGELPNGEEEPSSTSCPESISLTEHADESLVVKDRQPAVVPEDRVQDVSTITAEDSPKEGLLDATTNSSPFGELGDVSKPPAAPGMENPCRQAPNSSTAPWNAALRGCGEQQESGWAAAARNGPGPPDDKENMRDAGHCTEIEEGSRATRDGPQHACESMPLEAHLKSTKPGEASGEERESQDPFRHPEKEEGEVEEVKKEKEDSEYESPGLEAVDLAFSESSDANMEHEHSEQEPVNSACPKDFGIPGEGPVPSPAALVSPSPDRSTPVQPDGTETGPQRLPDEMAPRPDTLQEPCKALATPNAETNGPGLAHTGRPADVGSPCGSGSALPLSSDPSLVCEAQRDSITDNVGPAGETLRDNLEQTYKEGDGLEQKNNERAPSAERWATAGSKATNTAGLESPSLTLSPDSNSVCRTSLDGATDPAAAPEDQEAMASIQSPSQSELGGSSCLPQRCGGNVCADLNLLSAGESNQGGKKVSVEEQCGSPSASCTDVLDESCGAGNGQGFTFDCTVLAGASEAGESDDVCLSAEKSPRTDKADTVVITNAAQEPDTSLHHLLESEPSSLVNEGMSAVKEHPKQHQSSPNEWSPPACAGSAPSSPREQDFLPCGRDADTHHLLLEQSEQGPVLHEHGEPCESVGAEEVSLAAETPDGSLKPKCAEEVKKDTAPCHAKQAESSPVDVLVPGDLGSMPPSPLRGHKAGLCSTEPDSGLGVHTETLSPGVSLAPDGSPHSCCMEHEQVESSPVDVLVSGDLGSMPPSPLHGHKAGLCSTEPDSGLHVHTETLSPGMSPAPDGSPHSCCMDTTCPGSASPGGQVVDVVGSHEEEPILLEDLESGSSVPLASPASFSPEQSLVPLYKPQSWHEAEVSDTFPELHRASMEVGEGKSPTLPFLMVPFRVHGGFSGESSELSDAEDASDMLPRAEQLPSKDRHMGLTFEDQFQSFSGDSDEEYFGRTSQSRGSYSTRSMDTADARTNCASSTSSEHTEGCSEEWCSLGTERGWTRAEHHWPIGLGRTSSGHIPPYVNFRDSQGFTKDYQNIMVTKTFQERMGKPQPLKRHSHCAGRSHLLRSLRGTWRGFEELTQHTLDMEYLRFHYKLKQILRSGKPPFSTSKSIFPKDFSPQVMSEALPGREAPISLSARSRSPLQVTILPSDAWQSRLSWRQPSSLHEDLCPPWQDTLCGERSRARSQTRSQGHPFHLSKLRYDNKLKDSHGDIGDILDEYAKFHRVMLSRVDARSEGKGPIPVCEEATSKCTCASLPGRMGTFEDTITDLCDTLHSHLHSLAKEACTHTSMFYLVETGKDPFFSRVKTLLKKDGHVEIEPLSFCEAEQPDTNRLLVVIRNEDISSHIYHVPCLLKLKHCPNVVFAGVDSPEDIMGHTYQELFHTGGFVVSDDELLEMVTLGQLREVVKVLEKLNRSGKWKWLLHYKESKKLRGHSSRVDANARKKDLILKSCQGADLIEVLHYHTCDSGSSPKSEYVRCLLDLQVQHISARFAVYLTEKPSSSREVLESKGILVVDVNAFLGTVQKVAAPFRRSYW, translated from the exons atggcctcctctggacccgttccagcagttccatctcctccttctgttggggattccagaactggacacaggactccag ctgaaaagcacGATCCAAAAGATGGAAGAGAAGAAGGTGACATCTCATTAAAAATAGCCTCCGTTTTGCCTGGACTTCGCTATGCCTTGCAGAAAGCCACCAGTTCTTCATGGGACGATGCAATCAGCACCAGCAATCGGATCAAACAGCACTTCCAGGAGTACACAAAGCTTGGTCAATGCCCACAGCCCATCTCTGATCAAACCAATGAAGATcccctttctgctcttctctcgCCAATGGAGGATAAAGGTCCTAATCCCACCCAAAAGTGCTCAGAGCAGaccttctcccagctgcagtGTTACCTCTCCAATCCCAGCAGCTACACTCTGGAAGTGTCGGCTGCGTTAGAGTGCTTGACTGGTGCTGTTCAGTCTCTCTGCTGTGATTCAGAAGTTGATCAGAAAGTGGACATCTCTCCAGCTTTGCCACCAGATCCTTTTCCTcccaacacagcagcagaaatagaAGTCAAAAGTGAAAACCAGAAGTCCACCATGAGGCCAGACCAGATTGAAGAAGAGGCCACAAAAGACATCAACGCAACCAGCAAGCTATGGGTGCAGCCGAGCAGGAGGAAATCCAGCCAAGCTGTTGTCACCAGCACCAGGAGGATGTGGTCACCCCTCAAGATGCAAATGCATCCTGTGGGGGACAGTGGCAGGAACAGGAAAGCaaccaagaagaagaaaatcaacatCGCTTTCCCTTTTCCTAAAAAGCCAACACTCATGGCCAGTTCCAACGAGCCCATGCTCAAATTGGCCCATTTGCAGTTCccacacagaaggaaaagag GTGCAGAGGTCCTGTCTGCAGAATTTGTGCACAGAACCCAGTCTGAACCAGTCAAGAAGGAAACCTCGGCTCCCAACGATCCTGGTGTGGAAACAAAGAGACCAAAGACACCCAAGGATCCAGAGGTGGAAAAGGTTCCTCTTACTGAGACTGTCCCAAAGCCAGTGGAAAGTAAGACGTTAAGAAATGTAGCCAACAGCCCATCAAAACCTcaagacaaaaagcaaatagaaagtG agcagaaagagcCATCCTCTGTCCTCCCAAGCAAAGTTTCTTCCCAGCGCCGTGGAGCAGAGAGCCAAATGAGTGAGATTTACCCCAGCGGGGTTGCTGATCTCTGTTCTGATCTGAAGGGGAACAACTATGAGTCCCACGCCTTGAACCTCCTGGCTGATCTGGCTCTGGGTTCTTGTATTCCTTCATTTATGCCCAGGGACAGTGGGATGATCCCTGTGTGCTTCAGCCCCTCCAGTGACTCGACAAAGGAGCCGCAGCACCATCACAAGGACAAATACTTGCACGTTGCTTCCGACCATGAGTACCACAGGGTTGACAAGCTTGCAAAGGGAGCCACCTCTCCTAGCAAAGCATCCCCTGACCAGAAGCTTCCTCCTGCTGAAAAAACAGACTTAAATGATTTGGCCAGTGCTCCCAGGGAGACAAGCTCGGGAATGTTTAGCAGGAAGAACAATGtgagccccagccctgcaaaaCCCCATGTGTTGCCTCCAAGAGAGACTCAAGAAGCTACCGATGTGAACAAGCACTCTATCATCTCTGTGGAGCACTCCTACGCCTCGCAGATGCCTGAGCACTCCAAGAGACACACGTATCCCAGAGGTGCCCCTTACCCTGCACCAGCAACTTCCCGAAACGGAACCAGGAATGCCCAAGCAGGACCCTTGGTTGGGAAAGTCCTACCTTTCTGCCGCCAGCAGAACAGCCCCCACCACCAGCGCCTCTTGGAGGCCATGGCAATGAGGCGCAGGAGGAGCCTGcttttccccaggctgaagGAAGACTTTGCCAAGTCCCACACAGTCAATGTCTGCGGCAAGTCCGTGAAGGTGACGTGTCATTGGGATGCAGAATATCTCTTCAGTTTGGACAGCAGATATACCAAGGATGCTCTGGAGAAAACTGTCATCCGTGCCCTCCATGG GCCCTGGGACCCCGATATGCCCGATGATGTGGAAGAAATGAAGCTGATACTTCATATGTGGGTGGCTCTCTTCTACAGCAAACCCAGCAAATTCCTGAGCAGCacgaggaaggtggtggagcacaGCAACCCCGAGAAGTACGTCTCGATAAACAGCTCTGGGGACATTCTTGAGCTGAGCGATGATGGGGAGGACTGTTTTGGGTTGGAGACGTGCCCTGCAGACTCTCGATCAGACCCTGACCAGATTCCCAGCAGCTCTCTGGATCGTAGCACACATTGCCAGGGTTCTTTCCACCCAGAAAAAAGCCCTGCGGACTCTCAGACTGATGCTGATGGATCTCCTGGTGTTGTCGATAGTACTGTATCATCTTCTTCAGGGGAGCTGCCCAATGGGGAGGAGGAACCTTCTTCCACAAGCTGTCCTGAGAGCATTTCCCTCACTGAACATGCTGATGAGAGCCTGGTTGTGAAAGACAGGCAGCCAGCGGTTGTTCCTGAGGACCGTGTGCAGGATGTCTCAACCATCACGGCG GAGGATTCGCCCAAGGAGGGACTGCTGGACGCTACGACTAACTCCAGCCCTTTTGGTGAACTTGGTGATGTCAGCAAgcccccagctgccccaggcATGGAAAACCCATGCAGGCAAGCTCCAAATTCCAGTACAGCTCCCTGGAATGCAGCTCTACGTGGATgtggagagcagcaggaaagcgggtgggcagcagcagcaaggaatGGCCCTGGCCCTCCTGACGACAAGGAGAACATGAGAGATGCTGGGCACTGTACGGAGATTGAGGAGGGCAGCCGGGCCACCAGAGATGGACCACAACATGCCTGTGAGTCGATGCCCTTAGAAGCACATCTCAAAAGCACAAAGCCTGGTGAAGCCagtggggaagagagggaatcaCAAGACCCCTTCAGACATccagaaaaagaggagggagaggtggaggaggtaaaaaaagagaaagaggactCTGAATATGAAAGTCCAGGCCTGGAGGCTGTTGATTTAGCGTTTTCTGAAAGCAGTGATGCCAACATGGAGCATGAACATAGCGAGCAGGAGCCAGTGAATTCAGCCTGTCCAAAGGACTTTGGCATTCCTGGAGAGGGCCCTGtacccagccctgctgccttaGTGTCCCCAAGCCCAGACAGATCAACACCAGTGCAGCCAGATGGGACTGAAACTGGCCCTCAAAGGCTTCCTGATGAGATGGCACCAAGACCAGACACACTGCAAGAGCCCTGCAAGGCTCTGGCCACCCCAAATGCAGAGACAAATGGTCCTGGTTTGGCCCACACGGGCAGGCCGGCTGATGTGGGGTCACCCTGTGGCAGTGGGTCAGCACTGCCGTTGTCATCAGATCCAAGTCTTGTGTGTGAGGCGCAGCGAGACAGCATTACAGACAACGTGGGACCTGCTGGAGAGACGCTAAGGGACAACTTGGAGCAGACATACAAGGAAGGGGACGGCTTGGAGCAGAAAAACAATGAGCGGGCGCCCTCTGCAGAAAGGTGGGCAACTGCTGGGAGCAAAGCCACCAACACAGCTGGCCTTGAGTCACCATCACTAACCTTGTCCCCTGACTCCAACTCTGTCTGCCGGACATCTCTTGATGGAGCAACAgatcctgcagctgctccagaggaCCAGGAGGCCATGGCAAGCATCCAGTCTCCATCACAGAGcgagctgggaggcagcagctgccttccTCAAAGGTGTGGAGGCAATGTTTGTGCTGACCTCAATTTGCTGAGCGCTGGTGAATCAAACCAAGGAGGAAAGAAGGTTTCGGTGGAAGAACAGTGTGGTAGCCCTTCTGCCAGCTGCACAGATGTGCTGGATGAGTCCTGCGGAGCAGGTAATGGCCAGGGCTTCACCTTTGACTGTACAGTCTTAGCAGGTGCCTCTGAAGCTGGGGAGAGTGATGACGTGTGCCTCAGCGCAGAGAAGTCCCCCAGGACTGACAAAGCGGATACAGTGGTGATAACTAACGCAGCACAGGAGCCAGACACCTCTCTCCATCACCTCTTGGAATCAGAGCCTTCCTCCTTGGTGAATGAGGGGATGTCAGCTGTGAAAGAGCACCCCAAGCAGCATCAGAGCTCCCCAAATGAATGGTCCCCACCTGCCTGTGCAGGCTCGGCTCCTTCTTCTCCCCGAGAACAGGACTTTCTCCCCTGTGGCAGAGACGCAGACACCCACCACCTGTTGTTAGAGCAAAGTGAGCAGGGGCCAGTCCTGCACGAACATGGGGAGCCCTGTGAGTCAGTGGGTGCTGAGGAGGTGAGTCTGGCTGCTGAGACCCCAGATGGCTCCTTAAAGCCTAAATGTGCAGAAGAGGTGAAAAAAGACACAGCTCCATGCCATGCCAAGCAGGCAGAAAGCTCTCCTGTGGATGTGCTTGTGCCAGGAGACCTGGGATCAatgcctccttctcctctgcgTGGTCACAAAGCAGGTCTGTGCAGCACTGAGCCGGATTCAGGTCTTGGTGTGCACACCGAGACACTCTCTCCTGGCGTGAGTTTGGCTCCAGATGGTTCCCCACACTCCTGTTGCATGGAGCACGAGCAGGTAGAGAGCTCTCCTGTAGATGTGCTTGTGTCAGGGGACCTGGGATCAatgcctccttctcctctgcatgGTCACAAAGCAGGTCTGTGCAGCACTGAGCCGGATTCAGGTCTTCATGTGCACACCGAGACACTCTCTCCTGGCATGAGTCCGGCTCCAGATGGTTCCCCACACTCCTGCTGCATGGACACCACCTGCCCCGGGTCTGCCAGCCCTGGGGGCCAAGTAGTGGATGTGGTAGGGAGCCATGAGGAGGAACCCATCCTGCTTGAGGATTTGGAAAGTGGAAGCAGCGTCCCTCTTGCCAGTCCTGCATCTTTTTCACCTGAGCAGTCTCTTGTGCCACTTTACAAGCCCCAATCTTGGCACGAGGCTGAGGTATCCGACACGTTTCCTGAGCTGCATCGTGCCAGCAtggaggtgggagagggaaaaagcCCCACTTTGCCCTTCCTGATGGTGCCGTTCCGTGTGCACGGAGGGTTCTCTGGAGAAAGCTCGGAGCTTAGTGATGCTGAGGATGCTTCAGACATGCTCCCAcgggcagagcagctccccagcaAAGACAGACACATGGGCTTGACGTTTGAAGATCAGTTTCAGTCTTTCTCTGGCGACTCAGACGAGGAGTATTTTGGAAGGACTTCCCAGTCTCGGGGTTCCTACAGCACGAGATCCATGGATACTGCAGATGCAAGGACTAACTGTGCCTCCTCCACAAGCTCAGAGCACACAGAGGGGTGCAGCGAGGAGTGGTGTTCGCTGGGCACTGAGCGGGGCTGGACACGGGCTGAGCACCACTGGCCCATCGGCCTGGGGAGAACCAGCAGTGGGCACATTCCACCTTATGTGAATTTTAGGGACAGCCAGGGGTTCACCAAGGACTACCAGAACATCATGGTCACCAAAACGTTCCAGGAAAGGATGGGAAAACCCCAGCCTTTGAAGAGGCACAGCCACTGTGCAGGGCGGTCTCATTTGTTAAGGTCACTGAGGGGGACTTGGAGGGGTTTTGAGGAACTCACCCAGCACACTTTGGATATGGAGTATCTCCGTTTCCATTATAAGCTAAAACAGATCCTAAGGAGTGGGAAACCACCCTTTTCTACCTCCAAAAGCATCTTTCCAAAAGACTTTTCTCCTCAGGTGATGTCTGAGGCATTACCTGGGCGAGAAGCTCCCATCTCGCTCTCTGCGCGGAGTAGGAGCCCTTTGCAGGTGACGATCCTGCCCTCGGATGCATGGCAGAGCAGGCTTAGCTGGCGCCAGCCAAGCAGCTTGCACGAGGACCTGTGTCCCCCGTGGCAGGACACCCTCTGTGGTGAGAGGAGCAGGGCCAGATCCCAAACCAGGAGCCAGGGCCATCCTTTCCACCTCAGCAAGCTCCGATACGATAATAAGCTAAAAGACTCACATGGGGACATCGGTGACATCCTTGATGAGTACGCTAAGTTCCACAGGGTGATGCTGAGCAGGGTGGATGCGAGGAGTGAGGGCAAAGGGCCCATCCCGGTATGCGAAGAGGCCACGAGCAAGTGTACATGCGCATCGCTTCCTGGGAGGATGGGCACCTTTGAGGACACGATCACAGACCTGTGCGACACACTGCATTCCCACCTGCACAGCCTGGCCAAGGAGGCGTGCACGCACACCAGCATGTTCTACCTGGTGGAGACGGGCAAGGACCCTTTCTTCTCAAGAGTGAAG ACTTTGCTGAAGAAAGACGGCCACGTGGAGATAGAACCTCTGAGCTTCTGTGAAGCAGAACAGCCAGACACCAACAGGCTGCTCGTTGTGATTAGGAATGAGGACATCTCCTCACACATCTACCAC GTCCCATGTTTGCTGAAGCTAAAGCACTGTCCGAATGTGGTGTTTGCTGGAGTGGACAGTCCCGAAGATATAATGGGTCACACATACCAGGAGCTGTTTCATACCGGTGGCTTTGTGGTGTCGGATGATGAGCTGTTGGAAATGGTAACACTGG GCCAACTGAGAGAGGTGGTGAAGGTGCTGGAAAAGCTGAACAGAAGCGGGAAGTGGAAGTGGCTCCTTCACTACAAGGAAAGCAAGAAGCTCAGAGGACACAGCAG CAGGGTGGATGCCAATGCCCGTAAGAAGGACTTGATCCTCAAATCATGCCAAGGGGCCGATCTCATTGAGGTGCTGCACTACCACACCTGCGACTCCGGGTCATCCCCCAAATCCGAGTATGTCAGGTGCTTATTGGACCTGCAGGTTCAGCACATCAGCGCCAGGTTCGCTGTGTATCTCACAG aaaagcccagcagcagcagggaggtcCTTGAAAGCAAAGGAATCCTCGTGGTGGACGTCAATGCCTTTCTTGGGACAGTGCAGAAAGTGGCTGCTCCGTTTAGAAGAAGCTACTG GTAA